Sequence from the Janthinobacterium lividum genome:
CCGCGCAAGCCGATACCGCCCTTCTGCCGCTCAAGGTGGGTCCAGCCGCGGATCAGGCGCGTGGCCAGATGCTGCAGCTGGGCCAGCTCGACTTGCAGCTTGCCCTCGTGGCTCTTGGCGCGTTGCGCGAAGATGTCGAGGATCAGGCTGGTACGGTCGAGCACGCGCACATTCAGGCGCTTTTCCAGATTGCGCTGCTGGGCAGGTGAGAGGGCATGATTGAAAATGACGATTTCCAGGCCATCGTTGACGACGACGTCGCCAATTTCATCGGCCTTGCCGCTGCCGACGAAATACGCGGAATCGGGGCTGGATCGCTTGGCCGTGATGGTGGAAATCGGGTCCGCGCCAGCCGAACGCGACAACAGCATGAGTTCCTCCATGCTGGCGGCGAAGTCGCTGTGACCGAAGTCAACCCCGACTAGTGCCGCGCGCATGATGGCATCTGATGAGTTGCGGCGGACGCCGACGCCGATGCAAACGCATCAGCGCCGCTGGCGCGGACGGGGGCGATAGAGGGTGAAAGGCGCTGGGCCGTCAAGCTCAACGCTTTACTCCGCTTCAGATTCAATATTGAGATTGACGGCACGGGCCGGCACCACTGTCGAGATGGCATGCTTGTACACCATCTGTGTCACCGTATTGCGCAGCAATACGACATATTGATCGAACGATTCGATATGGCCCTGCAATTTAATGCCATTGACCAGGTAGATCGAGACAGGAACATGCTCTTTGCGTAATGCATTGAGGAATGGGTCTTGTAACAGTTGCCCTTTGTTGCTCATAACAGCTCCGTTGTTTATGTTGTTGTGTAAGAATTGGAGGCGACTCGCTTGATTTCAAGTGCTCTCACACCTTTCAAAGAAAGAAAGATGCGTCATAGCTACTGTAACCTGTTTTCGCGATCGCTGTCGCGCATGGCGCATTAACACTTTATTATTCTCGTGCAAAAGCCATTGAATTGGCTGTTGGCGCCGCATTATCTCTGCGGCGCCTTAATATGCACTTAATTCAGCATTTAAATCATTACTTGCTTGGCGTGCGTGCAAACGGGTTTTTACCCGTGCGCAGTTCGATGCGCAGCGGCGTGCCGACCAACGCAAACGTATCGCGGAAATGTTTTTCCAGATAGCGTTTGTAAGGATCGCCAACGGCGTCGAGCGCATTGCCGTGAATAACGATCACAGGCGGGTTCATGCCGCCCTGGTGCGCGTAGCGCAACTTCGGACGAATCGATCCCTTGCGGCGCGGCTCCTGCTTCTCCACGGCCTCGATCAGGGCACGCGTCAGCTTCGGTGTCGACAGGTCGCACATGGCGGCCGCATACGCGGCGTTGAGCGACTTCATCAGCGGACCGATATTGGTGCCCTTCAGCGCCGAAATGAAATGCATCTGCGCGAACGACAGGAAATCGAGCTTGCGGTCGATATCGATCTTGATTTCATCGCGCTCGTGCGATTGCAAGCCATCCCATTTATTCACGGCCACCACCAGCGCGCGGCCCGATTCCAAGATAAAGCCGGCGATATGCGCGTCCTGTTCCGAGATATCCTGCTGCGCGTCGAGCATCAGCACGACCACGTTGGCTTCGGAAATCGACTGCAGCGTTTTCACCACCGAGAATTTCTCGATCGCTTCAAACACCTTGCCACGGCGGCGGATACCGGCCGTGTCGATCAAGGTGTATTGCTGGCCATCGCGCTCGAACGGGATTTCGATCGAATCGCGCGTCGTGCCCGGCATGTCGAAGGCGATCACGCGCTCTTCGCCCAGCAGCGTGTTAATCAGCGTCGACTTGCCCACGTTCGGACGGCCGACGAGGGCGATCTTGATGCCACGGTCGGTCTTTTCCAGCTCTTCAGGCTCATCCGGACGCTGCGCGAACGCCAGGTCCAGCATCACTTCGACGAGGTCGTTGACGCCGTCGCCGTGCGCCGACGAGATCGCATACGGATCGCCCATGCCCAATTCATAGAATTCGGACACGACGGCCGTGTAGCGCATGCCTTCGCTTTTGTTAACCACCAGCAAGACCGGGCGGCCGCTCTTGCGCAGGAAGTCAACGATGGTCTTGTCATGCGGGGTCAGGCCCTGACGGCCGTCCACGATGAACACCACCACGTCGGCCTCGGCCACGGCCTGCTTGGTCTGCAGTGCCATCTGGTGCATGATGCCTTCCTTGGCGACGGGTTCGAAACCACCCGTATCGATGACCAGGAAGGGACGTTCGCCGACACGGCCTTCGCCATAGTGACGATCGCGCGTCAACCCAGGCAAATCCGCCACCAGCGCATCGCGCGAGCGGGTCAGACGATTGAATAAAGTCGATTTCCCAACATTGGGTCGACCTACTAGTGCAATTACCGGCTTCATTGTATTACTCGACCGCGAGAGCGGTCACTGTCCCTGATTGGGTTTGAAAAATCAAATTCGAACCGGCAACAACGGGAGCCGAAACAATCGGGCTACCGTCGGTGCTGACACGACCTATTAATGCGCCATCTTCCCGTGACAGGAAGTGGATGTAACCTTGATAGTCACCGACGGCAACGCTGCGGCCGTAGGAGGCCGGCGTCGACAGGCGGCGGCGCGCCAGCGCCTCATTCTTCCAGGCGCTCTGGCCGCCTTCGCGGCTGAACGCCACGACGGCGCCCTGGGCATCGGCAACAAACACGAAACGCTGGTCGACGGCCACGCCCACATCGGACGAGATCGGCTTGGTCCAGCGCGGCACGCCCGTGGCGGCATCGAAGCAGCCCGCCTTGCCCTGGTACGTGACGGCGCACACTTCGCCTTCGAATACCACCGGTGCGCCGGCGATATCGGAAACGCGCTCCAGTTCGGTGGCGCCGCGCGGTTCGCTGACGACGATCTCCCAGCGTACCACACCGGTGGCCGCCGTCAGAGCCAGCAGCTTGCCGCCTGGCTGGGCCACGTAGATGTTCGCGCCGCCCAGCACCATGCCCGGCGCATTGCGCAAGGTCAAGGCCGGCGTGGCGCGCTGCACCGTCCACTTGCGTTCGCCCGTCTTGGCGTCGAAACCGACGATGCGGTTGTCCACGCTGCGCACCACCACCACGCCCTGCCCTACGACGGGCGCCGTCAAGACTTCGCTGGACGCCTGCGCCTTCCACAGCTGCTTGCCGTCGGCATCGAACGCCAGCACGGCGCCCTTGGCAGCGCCCACGGCCACCAGCGTGCCATCGCTGCCGGCGCTGGACGTGATGTCGCTGCCGGCCTTGACGCGCCACGTCTCACGGCCGCTGGCCGCGTCCAGGCGCGCCAGCGCGCCATCGGCGCTGACCACGTACAGGCTGTTGCCGGCCAGCGCAGGCGTGAAGGCGTAGACGCCGGCCTTGCCGATCGAATACTTCCAGGCGTCGCGCACGGCGATGCTCGATTTTAACTCGACCAGCTTGGCCGGTTCGACTTTCGGATCTTTCGAGGCGAACGGGTTCCAGGACGAGCAACCGGCCATCAGGGCCAACAGACTTGCAGCTACCAGCTTTTCAGTGACACGCATAAGTGTTATCCAACCTTTTTCTTGTACTTGTAAGGGCGAGGCAGGCGGCGCACAACGCCGCCCGGCCACGCCGTCAGTGTTCCTGTCAGGCGGCAGCCTTGTCAGCCTTGGCCTTGTCTTCCGGTACCGTACCGCCAATCGCTTCCAGCTTGACCTGGATCAATTGACGGCCTGGGTTGTTCTTGTCCGTCGCGGCCAGTGCGGCCAGGTAAGCCGTGCGTGCCTCGGCCAGCTTGTTTTGCGCCACCAGGATGTCGCCCTTGCGGTCGGCCACGGCGCCGGCAAATTGCGCCACGGAAGCCGTCGCCAGTACTTTCAGCGCTTCATCGTAGGCTTTTTCATCCAGCAGGACGCCGGCCAGGCGCAGCTTGGCGATCGCCTTGTACTCTTCCGTGCCGTGCTCGGCAACCCATTGCAGCTGGGTCTTGGCCGTTTTCAGGTCATTCGCGTCAAACGCCACCTTGGCCGCGGCCAGGGCGCTCATCTGCGCATACGCCGTGCCGCTGAAACGCGATTGCATGTCGCCAGCCGCGCGCATCACCTTGGCGGTGTCCTTGGCGGCGATGGCGTTTTGCAGTTCGTCGTACAGTTGGCCCGCTTGCGCAGCCTGCGTGCGCTGGTAGTACTGCCAGCCAGCCCAGCCGCTGTAGCCTGCCAGCGCCACGATCAGGACCCAGGAGGTCAGATTGCCATTGCGCTGCCACCAGGCCTTGAGGGTTGCCAGTTGTTCTTGTTCTTCGTGATCGTATGCCATGGGTCGTCAGTTTTAATGAGTAGTTGATCGAGGGTAGTACGGTCTTGCAGCAAATCAATGGTGGTGATGCACGTGGCCGCCAGGACCGTGGTCATGGCCGCAATCGTGGTCGCCGATGATCTGGTCCACCACGTAGTCGACGACATCGTCGAACGGCACCGTGTTCTGCTGCGCGCCGGCATCGGCTTCGCGCATGGCTTTCACCGTAGCAACGTTATTGGCGATTTCATCGTCGCCCATGATCACGGCAAACGCCGCGCCGCTGGCGTCGGCCTTTTTCATTTGCGTCTTGAAGCTGCCGCCGCCGTTGCTCGCTGCGCAATGTAGCACAACGTCCAGGCCCGCATCGCGAATCCGCTCGGCCAGCACGAAGGCTTGCAAGCCTGCCTGCTCGCCCTGGTGCACCAGGTAGACGTCGCACTGGGCTGGCTGCTCGGGCTCGGCCGCATCTTTCATCAGCAATACCAGGCGTTCGACGCCCATGCCGAAACCGACGGCGGGCGTCGATTTACCGCCGAACATTTCCACCATGCCGTCATAGCGGCCACCGGCGCAGACCGTGCCTTGCGCGCCCAGCTTGTCGCTGACCCACTCGAACACCGTGCGGTTGTAGTAATCGAGGCCGCGCACCAGGCGTGGATTGATGGTGAACGGGATATTGTTGTGGTTCAATATCTTCTGCACGCCGTGGAAGTGGGCCAACGATTCCTCGCCCAGGTAGTCCAGCAGCTTCGGCGCGCCATTGACCAGGTCCTGCATCGCAGGGTTCTTGGTGTCGAGGATGCGCAGCGGATTGCTGTGCAGGCGGCGCTTGGCTTCTTCGTCGAGCAGCTCGCTGTGGCTTTCCAGGTAGGCGATCAGGTCGGCGCGGTGGCGCAGGCGCTCGGCCGCGTCGCCGATCGAGTTCAGTTCCAGGCGGATGCCTTCCAGGCCCAGGTCATCCCACAGGCGGCGCGACAGCATGATGATCTCGGCGTCGATATCCGGGCCCGTGAAGCCGATGGCTTCCACGCCGAACTGATGGAACTGGCGGTAGCGGCCTTTTTGCGGGCGCTCGTGGCGGAACATCTGGCCCTTGTACCACAGGCGTTTCGGGCCTTCGTAGACGAGGTTGTGCTCGACCACGGCGCGCACCACGCCGGCCGTGCCTTCAGGACGCAGGGTCAGGTTGTCGCCGTTCATCGAATCGGTGAACGAATACATTTCCTTTTCCACGATATCGGTCACGGCGCCGATGGCGCGCGCGAACAATTTCGTTTCTTCCACGATCGGCGTGCGGATTTGCTGGAAGCCATAGCTTTGCAGCACGGATTGCGCCGTGTTTTCAAACAATTCCCACAGCGGGGCATCGGCTGGCAGGACATCGTTCATGCCCTTCACGCCTGTAATTTTTTCTGCTTTTTTATTTTCGGACATAGTGTTCTTCTTTGCTTTAACTTGATTGTCGGATGACGCGCGTAGCGCTAATCCGACCTACCCGACCGATTACGCGGCAACCGGCGCGGTCTTGCCATAATGGCTTTTAACATAATTCAAGACGATGTCCTGGAATTCCTCGACGATGCGTTCGCCGCGCAGGGTGACGACTTTTTCGCCGTCGACAAACACGGGCGCGGCAGGCGACTCGCCCGTGCCGGGCAGGCTGATGCCGATGTTCGCATGCTTCGACTCGCCGGGGCCGTTGACGATGCAGCCCATGACGGCCACGTTCATCGCTTCCACGCCCGGATACGATTTCTTCCACTCCGGCATCTGCTCGCGCAGATACGTCTGGATGTTGTCGGCCAGCTCCTGGAAGGTGGTCGACGTCGTGCGGCCGCAGCCTGGGCAAGCGATGACCATGGGCGCGAACTTGCGCAAGCCCATGGTTTGCAGGATTTCCTGGCCGACGATGACTTCGCGCGTGCGGTCGCCGCCCGGTTCGGGCGTGAGCGAAATGCGGATGGTGTCGCCGATGCCTTCCTGCAGCAGCACGGCCAGGGCCGCGGTGGACGCCACGATGCCCTTGCTGCCCATGCCCGCTTCCGTCAAGCCCAGGTGCAGCGGATAGTCGCAGCGCTGCGCCAGTTCGCGGTACACGGCGATCAGGTCCTGCACGCCCGAAACCTTGCACGACAGAATGATCTTGTCGCGCGCCAGACCCAGTTCCTCGGCGCGCACGGCGTTTTCAATCGCCGACGTCACCAGCGCTTCATACATGACGGCTTGCGCCGGCCACGGTTCGGCGCGGCCCGCGTTTTCATCCATGATGCGCGCCAGCAAGGCCTGGTCCAGGCTGCCCCAGTTCACGCCGATGCGCACCGGCTTGTCGTAGCGGCAAGCCGCCTCGATCATTTGCGCGAATTGCGTATCGCGCTTGGCGCCCTTGCCCACGTTGCCCGGGTTGATGCGGTACTTCGACAGCGCGCGCGCGCAATCGGGGTAATCGTTGAGCAGGGTATGGCCGTTATAGTGAAAATCGCCCACCAGCGGCACGTCGATGTCCATCTTGTCGAGCTGCTCGCGGATGTAGGGCACGGCCGCGGCCGCTTCCGGACGGTCCACCGTCAGGCGCACCAGCTCCGAACCGGCACGCGCCAGTTCCTTGATCTGGATCGCCGTGCCGATGGCGTCGGCCGTATCCGTGTTCGTCATCGACTGCACCACCACGGGGGCGTCGCCGCCCACCCAGATCTGGCGCTGGCCGTGCGCGATCAGCACCTTGCGGCTGTCGCGACGGCCGGATGGACCGGAGCCGATCGCTGTTTTCGAGGTAGCCATAATATTATCTTCTGAGTTTGCTTGAACGGTTACTGCAATTATTTGATGCTGACACGGGAAATCGTGCCGCCGGCAACGGTCGGCAGATCCAGCTTGGCGCCGCGCAAGGTTGCCTGCACGACACCAGGCTTACCGACCACCAGGGTGGCCGGGCCCGTGATATCGAACGTTTCCGTGCTGCCCGCCTTGACCATGCGCGAAATCAGCGGCGTGCTGCCGGGGCGGCGGATTTCCACCCAGGAATCCTGCTCGACCTTCAGCACCAGCGCATTCGCGCCCACGGCAGCTGCAGCCGCGGGCGGCGTGACGGCAGGCGTCGCCGCTGGAGCGGTCGCGGCGGCTGGCGGCACTACGGCAGCGGCCGGCGCCGAAGCGACGGCGGCCGGTGCGCCCGTCTGCGTATCGTTGCCTGGCGGCGGCACGGAAATCAGGGGCACGGACGGCGACTGCACGGGCGTCAAGTCCTGGCCCGGCTTGATCAGGGTCGTTTCCACGGGGCCCACTTCCGCATGCGCCGTTTCTTTCCCGGCCTGCGAGGACAGCAGGCTGGCCGGCACATAACCGAGTTTATACGCGCCAAAGGCGGCCGCCACGACGACAGCCACGGCGCCGGCGATCCAGAGGGGAGTCTGGTTCGACGAGCGCTGCGTCATCGACGGGAAGCGCGATTCGGAAAACGTGGCGGAAATTTCACGCCGCACGGGCGCGGCCGGGTCCTGCTGCGCCGGCGCCGGATGGACTTCGATCATGGCCACCAGCGGCGCCGCGTCGAGACGCACCACCTTGGCGTAGGCGCGCACGAAACCGCGCACCACGGCCAGATTCGGCAAAGCCGCCATGTCGCCCTCTTCCAGCGCGATCACCTGGCGCGGCGCCAGCTTGAGCTGGTCGGCCACCTGCTCCACCGGCCAGCCCAGCGCTTCGCGCTGCGCTTTCAACTGTGCGCCTGCCAACGCAAGATTGCCCTGGGGCTGCTGCTGAGGCGTTTCTGCCCACTCTGAATTCATTGGTATCCCTGTCTCACTCATCAAACGCCCCATTTTGATAAGCAGCATATTCGGGGGAGCCGGAATGGTGGTTGCGCAACAGCGCCCCCAGGCCAGCTTCCGCACCCGCATCCCCGAGCTTATGCTGCACCTTGATCCCGAGCCACAGCACATCGGCCGTCTGGCCCTCCATTGTCGCTACTTTACCGAGCCGCTCAAGGTAATGAGCCGCTTGCCGGTAGTCTTGCTGTTGGTAATACACGCGCACCAGGCCGGCATAGGTAATTGCCGCGCCAGGTGCGATGCGCTCCGCCTTGAGCCAGTAGCCGGCGGCGCGCGGGTAATCTTTCATGACCAGGCTGCACGCCGCCGCATTATGCAGCGCCAGTTCAGGCGTGCCATAGGCGACATCTTGCAATGCGGCATCAAAATACGCCAACGACTGCGCCGCGCGCCCGGTCTGGCACAGAAACAGGCCATAATTATTGCTCAACTCGGGATTGTGGGGCGCAAGGCGCAATGCGTAAAGAAAATCTTTTTCAGCAGCCACGGGTTGGCGCATAGCAGCAAAAATCAGGGCGCGCATGCCGCGCACCTGGGCGTTGCCCGGCACCAGCTGCACCGCCTGCTCCGCTTCCGCCAACGCCACCACAAACTGGTCTTGCATATAATAGGCGCTGGCCAACTGCAAGCGCAAGGCGGCGCGCTGCTCGACAGATGCAGCCTGCTCCTTGTCTGCGGTGGAAGCACAGCCGGCCAGCAGCACGCCCAGGCTGACAACAGCCACGGCAAGTACGCCAGGATAAGCCATGCTTCCCCGCATCAGGAGCGGATCTCCACGATCTTGCCGAAATTGGCGCCAAATTTTTGTTGATACTCAGTCATCTTTTCCATGCGCTCCTGCACCCGGGTGCGGTCCTTGACTTCGCCGGCCAGCTGGCCGCAGGCCGCATCGATATCGTCGCCGCGCGTCTTGCGCACGGTGGTGATGATGCCGCCATCCATGAGCACCTGGGCAAACGCCTTGATGCGCGGGTTTTTCGAGCGGAACAGGCCCGACTCGGGGAAAGGATTGAACGGGATCAGGTTGAACTTGCAGTTCACGCCGAACTCGCGGTCTTGCACCAGCGCCAGCAGTTCGCGCGCATGCTCGTCGCTGTCGTTGACGCCGTCCAGCATGCAGTACTCGAAGGTGATGAAGTCGCGCGGGGCAAATTCCAGGTAGCGCTTGCAGGCCGCCATCAATTCCTTCAGCGGGTATTTCTTGTTCAGTGGAATCAGCCCGTCGCGCAAGGCGTCGTTCGAGGCGTGCAGCGAGACGGCCAGGGCCACCGGCACTTCCTGCGACAGCTTGTCCATCATCGGCACCACGCCCGACGTCGACAGGGTCACGCGGCGGCGCGACAGGCCGTAGGCGTTGTCGTCAAGCATCAATTTCAGGGCAGTGACGGTCGGCTCAAAGTTCAGCAGGGGCTCGCCCATGCCCATCATCACCACGTTGGTGATCTGGCGCTCGCCTTTCGGGCCCGGTTCGATGCCCTTGGTGCGGCGCAATTCGAATTCCGCCATCCACAGCTGGCCGATGATTTCGCCCACGGACAGGTTGCGGTTGAAGCCTTGCTTGCCCGTCGAGCAGAAACGGCAGTTCACGGCGCAGCCGGCCTGGGTCGAGATGCACAGGGTGCCGCGGTTTTCTTCCGGAATGAACACGGTTTCCACGGCATTGCCATTGCCCACGTCGACCAGCCACTTGCGCGTGCCATCCGTCGACGTGTGGTCGCTGATGATGGCCGGGGCGCGCACTTCGGCGCGCGTGGCCAGCTTGTCGCGCAGCGACTTGGCCAGGTCCGTCATGGCGTCGAAATCGGAAGCGCCGAACTGATGTATCCAACGTTGCAATTGTTTCGCACGAAACGGTTTCTCTCCCAACTCGGCGCAGTAGGCGATGAGTTGCGCGGGATCGAGGTCCAGCAAGTTGGTGAGGGTCGTCGTATTCATGATCTTGTCTATTCTAAAAATCCGTCCCCGCGCGCATCCGGAGCGAAAACTCCACAGCGCAGCGGGAACAGGGGGTGATAAGTTATTTCACAGATAACGCCAGGAAATAACGTTATCTAAGGCAATTAAGCCTTCAGTTCTGGGAAGAAGTAAGCGATTTCCACTTTAGCAGCTTCGACAGCGTCGGAACCGTGTACGGCGTTAGCGTCGATCGAATCGGCGAAATCGGCGCGGATCGTGCCTTTTTCTGCTTTCTTCGGATCGGTCGCGCCCATCAGGTCACGGTGGGCCAGAACGGCGTTTTCGCCTTCCAGGGCTTGGATCATGACTGGACCGGAAACCATGAAGTCGACCAGATCCTTGAAGAAGCCGCGTTCTTTGTGCGCTGCGTAGAAGCCTTCAGCTTGTTCGCGCGACAGTTGGGTCATGCGTGCTGCAACGATTTTCAGGCCAGCGTTTTCAAAACGGGAGTAGATTTGACCGATTACGTTTTTTGCAACTGCGTCTGGTTTGATGATCGACAGGGTGCGTTCGATTGCCATGTGTGAAAACTCCAATAAAAAGTAAGGTTTAAAACGGTAAATTGATAACTCAATCAACCTTTGATTTTACCATACTCCACCCCATATCACCCAGACAGGCAGGGGGCATCTTGCCGCCCTGCCCCCGTTTAATGAAATCTTAAGCTGCTTTTTTGGCAAATTCCGGCCCTCATGCTATCCTTGGGTAAAGCAGTAATTTGAATTGACAACACGGAGGCACTATGAATCAGAACATGCAACGCACCTTTGACCTGTCGGGGGGCATGCAGCAAGTCCGCCATCAGGTCTTGCGCAACACTTACTGGCTGCTGGCGCTGTCCATGATCCCGACCGTGCTGGGCGCCTTCATCGGCGTGCAAATGCATTTGCCGATGCTGACCGGCGGCATGGGTTTCATCATCTTCATGGCCGTCGCTTTCGGCTTCATGTACGCGATTGAGAAGACCAAGAACTCGGGCCTCGGCGTCGCCGTCCTGCTCGGCTTTACCTTCTTCATGGGCCTGATGCTCACGCCTATCCTGACGCGCACGCTCGGCTACTCGAATGGCGGCATGCTGATCATGACGGCATTCGGCGGCACGGCCACCATCCTGGCCGTGATGGCGACGATCGCCACGGTCTCGAAGCGCGACTTCTCGGCCATGGGCAAATGGCTGTTCGCCGGCGTGATCGTGCTGATCCTGGCATCGGTAGCGAACATTTTCCTGGGCCTGTCGGCACTGTCGATCGTGATCTCCATGGTCGCCATCGCCATCTTCTCGGCCTACATCCTGTATGACGTGCAGCAAATCATCAACGGCGGCGAGACCAACTACATCTCGGCCACCCTGCGCATCTACCTGGACGTGTACAACATCTTCACCAGCCTGCTCTCTTTGCTGGGCTTCGCTGGCGGCAGCCGCGACTAAGCGCTAACGCACGAAAATAAAAGCCGACCCTCGGGTCGGCTTTTTTACGTCTGTCGCACCTATTTGCCCCTTTCCGCCACCCCCAGCAGGCAGGCGCGGGCGCGATCCAGGGTCGGGTTGTCGCGCTGGGCCGCATACACGGCGTAGGCAGAATGCGAGAATTCGGGCGCGTCGCGCACGCGGTGCAAGAGCCCCGCATCGAGGTAGGGCTGGGCCGAGCCGATGCGGAAGTAACTGGCGCCGCCCACGTCGAGCAGATACACGAGGGCCAGCGGCCCCAGCGAGATCGAGACGGGCGGACTGCTCAGCTCAGGATACGCCGCCTGGTGATTGGCCGCGAAGCTGGGGCCCCAGTCCACATACACATACGTGTCGACATGCATCTGCCCGTCGGCGCGCGTGGTCACCATCACCAGCTTTTCCTCGGCCAGCAATTCGCTGGCCAGGCCCGGGCGCTGCGGCGGGTTGTACAGCACGGCCAGGTCCAGCGAGCCGTCATGCACGGCGTCGAGCAGGCGCGCGGGGCTGTCAACCTCGGCTCGCAAGGCGATCTGGGGACAGTCGCGGCTCATGCGTATCAGCCAGTCGCCGAGCAGCGGCTGCCACAGGCTCAGCTCGCAGCCGATGCTGACGGCGTCGTCGCGCCCGGGCGGCAAGGCCACCTGGTGGCGCGCCCGCTCCCACACCTGCACCATGGTGGCCGCATGGCGCATGAAGCGCTCGCCGGCCGACGTCAGGCGCGCGCCCGCCTTGTTGCGCACGAACAGCTGGCGCCCCAGTTGCTGCTCCAGCGAGCGGATGCGGGCGCTGACGGCCGTCTGCGTCACGTGCATGCGTTCAGCGGCCATGATGAAACTGCCGCAGGACGCCACTTCCAGGAAGGTACGCGCTTGATTGATATCCATCAATCCATCATATCAGTTGCCGCACATCTCAACTGACACGCTCGTAGCCACCGAGCACGCCCTGCTTGGCCAGCACCCATTGCCACAGCTGCAGGTCGCGCGCGCGGAAGGCGCCGGCGCAGGACAGCAGATAGTAGGACCACATGCGGTGGAAGCGCTCGCCCAGCTGGGCGGCAAAGCGCGGCCACGCCTGCTCGAAATTCGCATGCCAGGCCATCAGGGTCTTGTCGTAGTCGGCGCCGAAGTTATGCAAGTCCTCGGCCACGAACAGATCATCGATGGCGTCGCCGATCTGGCCAAGCGACGGCAAGTCGCCATTCGGGAAGATGTATTTGTCGATCCACGGATCGCACGTGGAATGGCGCTTGTTCTTGCCGATCGTGTGCAGCAGGAACAGTCCGTCGTCTTCCAGGCAGCGGTGCGCCACTTCCATGAAGGTGCGATGGTTCTTGTGGCCCACGTGCTCGAACATGCCGATGCTGACGATGCGGTCGAATTTTTCATCAGTGTCGCGGTAGTCCTGCAGGCGGAAGTCCAGGTGCTCGCCGCCCGGCATGCCGCGCGCATATTCTGCCTGCTCCTTCGAGATCGTCACGCCCACGCACCGCACCTGGTATTTCTCCGCCGCATAGCGCATGAAGCTGCCCCAGCCGCAGCCGATATCGAGCACGCGCATGCCCGGTTCCAGGCGCAGCTTGCGGCAGATCAGATCGAGCTTGGCTTCCTGCGCCTCGGCCAGGTTGCCG
This genomic interval carries:
- a CDS encoding LysR family transcriptional regulator, whose amino-acid sequence is MDINQARTFLEVASCGSFIMAAERMHVTQTAVSARIRSLEQQLGRQLFVRNKAGARLTSAGERFMRHAATMVQVWERARHQVALPPGRDDAVSIGCELSLWQPLLGDWLIRMSRDCPQIALRAEVDSPARLLDAVHDGSLDLAVLYNPPQRPGLASELLAEEKLVMVTTRADGQMHVDTYVYVDWGPSFAANHQAAYPELSSPPVSISLGPLALVYLLDVGGASYFRIGSAQPYLDAGLLHRVRDAPEFSHSAYAVYAAQRDNPTLDRARACLLGVAERGK
- the rlmN gene encoding 23S rRNA (adenine(2503)-C(2))-methyltransferase RlmN — its product is MNTTTLTNLLDLDPAQLIAYCAELGEKPFRAKQLQRWIHQFGASDFDAMTDLAKSLRDKLATRAEVRAPAIISDHTSTDGTRKWLVDVGNGNAVETVFIPEENRGTLCISTQAGCAVNCRFCSTGKQGFNRNLSVGEIIGQLWMAEFELRRTKGIEPGPKGERQITNVVMMGMGEPLLNFEPTVTALKLMLDDNAYGLSRRRVTLSTSGVVPMMDKLSQEVPVALAVSLHASNDALRDGLIPLNKKYPLKELMAACKRYLEFAPRDFITFEYCMLDGVNDSDEHARELLALVQDREFGVNCKFNLIPFNPFPESGLFRSKNPRIKAFAQVLMDGGIITTVRKTRGDDIDAACGQLAGEVKDRTRVQERMEKMTEYQQKFGANFGKIVEIRS
- the ndk gene encoding nucleoside-diphosphate kinase; translation: MAIERTLSIIKPDAVAKNVIGQIYSRFENAGLKIVAARMTQLSREQAEGFYAAHKERGFFKDLVDFMVSGPVMIQALEGENAVLAHRDLMGATDPKKAEKGTIRADFADSIDANAVHGSDAVEAAKVEIAYFFPELKA
- a CDS encoding Bax inhibitor-1/YccA family protein, encoding MNQNMQRTFDLSGGMQQVRHQVLRNTYWLLALSMIPTVLGAFIGVQMHLPMLTGGMGFIIFMAVAFGFMYAIEKTKNSGLGVAVLLGFTFFMGLMLTPILTRTLGYSNGGMLIMTAFGGTATILAVMATIATVSKRDFSAMGKWLFAGVIVLILASVANIFLGLSALSIVISMVAIAIFSAYILYDVQQIINGGETNYISATLRIYLDVYNIFTSLLSLLGFAGGSRD
- the cfa gene encoding cyclopropane fatty acyl phospholipid synthase, which encodes MQLQQTPKITMDTRLTREAAELLAKADIHLNGRAAWDMQLRKPGVPERAFASGNLGLGEAYMDGDWDANQLDEFFCHLLRARVADDVRPMRLAFHALTARLFNLQTERRAWMVGKEHYDLGNAFYAAMLDPRMTYTCGYWKDAGNLAEAQEAKLDLICRKLRLEPGMRVLDIGCGWGSFMRYAAEKYQVRCVGVTISKEQAEYARGMPGGEHLDFRLQDYRDTDEKFDRIVSIGMFEHVGHKNHRTFMEVAHRCLEDDGLFLLHTIGKNKRHSTCDPWIDKYIFPNGDLPSLGQIGDAIDDLFVAEDLHNFGADYDKTLMAWHANFEQAWPRFAAQLGERFHRMWSYYLLSCAGAFRARDLQLWQWVLAKQGVLGGYERVS
- the pilW gene encoding type IV pilus biogenesis/stability protein PilW, encoding MAYPGVLAVAVVSLGVLLAGCASTADKEQAASVEQRAALRLQLASAYYMQDQFVVALAEAEQAVQLVPGNAQVRGMRALIFAAMRQPVAAEKDFLYALRLAPHNPELSNNYGLFLCQTGRAAQSLAYFDAALQDVAYGTPELALHNAAACSLVMKDYPRAAGYWLKAERIAPGAAITYAGLVRVYYQQQDYRQAAHYLERLGKVATMEGQTADVLWLGIKVQHKLGDAGAEAGLGALLRNHHSGSPEYAAYQNGAFDE